TGAGCCCGGACATTATCAGCTTACCACCGATAACCTGCCGATTTTAGGAACGCTGCAAGGCTGGAAGCATGGCTTCAATAGCCCGTTTCGTTCCGAAGTCTATTTTGTCAATACCACACAGATTACAGACCTGAAGTGGGGCACGCCTAATCCGATTATGCTTCGCGATCCGGAATTCGGTCCCATTCGGTTGCGCGCCTTTGGTAACTATTCGCTCAAAGCCAATGATCCACGGATTCTGGTTAAAGAACTCGTAGGCACCGATGGAGAGTTTCATTCGAATGAAATCAATGAACTGTTAAGGTCTATCATTCTCAGTTCGTTTGCCGATCTGATCGGCGAATCCAAATATGCTGCACTCGATCTCGCTTCCAAGTACACGGAAATTTCGACCGAGCTGAAAGCGATGGTCAATGAACGGATTGATGACGAATACGGCCTTGAAGTGCCACAGTTGCTGATTGTGAATATCTCGCTTCCGGAAACGGTCGAAAAAGCGTTGGATACGCGCACCAGCATGGGCGTCATCGGCGATATGAACCAGTTCCAGCAATATCAGATGGGACAGGCAATGTTGTCCGCCGCCGAGAACCCGTCCGGCGGAGGTGCCGCCGAAGGTATGGGGCTCGGTATGGGATTCGCGATGGCCAACCGCATGATGGGCGCGCCTGGTATGGGGGCACCCGGGCAGCCGGCGCCTCCACCACCACCGGCGGCCTGGCATATCGCCGTGAATGGTCAGTCGCAAGGTCCGTTCTCGCTGGATCAGATTTCACAGGGAATCGCCGGCGGTCAGATTTCAGGAACGACCCAGGTCTGGTCTGCAGGGATGGCGGGCTGGTTGCCTGCCAGTCAGGTGCCTCAGTTGGCTGGATATTTTCAGGCAGCAACACCCCCTCCACCCCCTCCAGCCGGTTAAGAGAGAGACTGATTTTAATTGATTGTATGAAGAGAGCCATTTTGATTTCGAGATTGAATTGCTGCCAACAACAGAATAACCAGAGGCTGGTGTTCGAGTGAGAGTCGCACATCTTATCACCCGGATGATCATTGGCGGTGCGCAGCAGAATACGCTCTATACGGTCGAAGATCAGTTTCGCGATTATCACGACGAAGTCTCGCTCCTGACCGGGCCGACCGAGGGACCCGAAGGAACGCTGATTCCCCGCGCAGAGCAGGGTGGTTTCGATTTACGAATCGTTCCTCATCTGACACGCAGCATCAGTCCGTGGAATGACTGGCGCGCGTATCGGGAACTGATTGCCGAACTCCGCGATTTCCAGCCCGATCTGGTACACACTCATAGTTCGAAAGCCGGCATTCTCGGACGGGCGGCCGCCTGGCATCTGAAACTGCCGACGGTGCATACGATTCATGGAGCCGCCTTTCACTTCGGCCAGTCTCCTGTGCATTATCACGCTTATATTGCTGCAGAAAAGTGGGCGGCCCGGCGCTGCGATCGGCTCATTAGTGTGTGTGATGCGATGACCGATCAATATGTGTCGGCTGGCATCGCCACTCGCGATCGCTACGACACCGTTTACAGCGGAATGGAAGTCGAGCCGTTTCTCACGCCGTCGCGCCCCCCGGAAGAGGTTCGCCGCGAGTTAGGTATTGCCCCCGAGCACATTGTCATCGGCAAAGTAGCGCGGCTGTTTCATTTGAAAGGACACAAGTATCTGATTGAAGCCGCCAAACAGGTCGTCGAAGCGCAGCCACAGGTTCGCTTTCTGCTGGTCGGTGATGGAATTCTCAGAGCGGAATTTGAACAACGTATCGCCGAGCTGGGGCTCTCAGAACATTTCATCTTCGCCGGTCTGGTGCCTCCCGAGCGGGTGCCGGAACTGATTCATGCGATGGATATCGTCGTGCATACCAGCGTCTGGGAAGGGCTGGCCCGCGTGCTGCCTCAAGGACTGATTGCCGGCAAACCGGTGGTTTCGTACGACGTGGATGGTGCCCGGGAGGTGGTGATTCCCGAGGAAACTGGCTATCTTCTGCCGCCCGAATCAATTGAACCACTCTCGCAGGCATTGATGGAACTTGCCGCAGATCC
This genomic interval from Gimesia alba contains the following:
- a CDS encoding SPFH domain-containing protein translates to MGFWMDKLRAELIDIIEWIDDSKHVLTWRFPRYQNEIKNGAELIVRPGQMALFVHRGQVADVFEPGHYQLTTDNLPILGTLQGWKHGFNSPFRSEVYFVNTTQITDLKWGTPNPIMLRDPEFGPIRLRAFGNYSLKANDPRILVKELVGTDGEFHSNEINELLRSIILSSFADLIGESKYAALDLASKYTEISTELKAMVNERIDDEYGLEVPQLLIVNISLPETVEKALDTRTSMGVIGDMNQFQQYQMGQAMLSAAENPSGGGAAEGMGLGMGFAMANRMMGAPGMGAPGQPAPPPPPAAWHIAVNGQSQGPFSLDQISQGIAGGQISGTTQVWSAGMAGWLPASQVPQLAGYFQAATPPPPPPAG
- a CDS encoding glycosyltransferase family 4 protein, translating into MRVAHLITRMIIGGAQQNTLYTVEDQFRDYHDEVSLLTGPTEGPEGTLIPRAEQGGFDLRIVPHLTRSISPWNDWRAYRELIAELRDFQPDLVHTHSSKAGILGRAAAWHLKLPTVHTIHGAAFHFGQSPVHYHAYIAAEKWAARRCDRLISVCDAMTDQYVSAGIATRDRYDTVYSGMEVEPFLTPSRPPEEVRRELGIAPEHIVIGKVARLFHLKGHKYLIEAAKQVVEAQPQVRFLLVGDGILRAEFEQRIAELGLSEHFIFAGLVPPERVPELIHAMDIVVHTSVWEGLARVLPQGLIAGKPVVSYDVDGAREVVIPEETGYLLPPESIEPLSQALMELAADPEKRRRFGQTGRERFTDQFRHETMTHRLREIYQRVLDERKENKA